Proteins from one Molothrus aeneus isolate 106 chromosome 27, BPBGC_Maene_1.0, whole genome shotgun sequence genomic window:
- the LOC136567059 gene encoding GRAM domain-containing protein 2A-like → MPGKLRRSRREVLGEKQWRSVEEKGSAQREQPKLTRSRTYESSCKDTEEAAAGSQGPPSPSLIKQNSSYRRAFGELAEQDVLLGCFSCAWQREMPYHGRLYVSSRHICFHSNLLLKDIKAVVPVASISALKKTNTALLVPNAISIRTVKGEKFLFVSLRQREDTYQLLRSVCKHLQGSGQSPRDSLSAEETLGKSQISSQSPLEQSTPEPNSLPKSLDEPNPRSRQAEDEDGEVALLVPRWVPSAEKHGLWGRAHAVLWAWGTALWSRINPQLSSLNIIIIIYLLLMVALLLSSGYIGLRIAELEQQLSFAGAGPHLNLSPQYKRT, encoded by the exons ATGCCGGGGAAGCTGAGGCGCAGCAGGCgggaggtgctgggggagaAGCAGTGGCGGAGcgtggaggagaagggaagtgCCCAGCGGGAGCAGCCCAAGCTCACCAG ATCCAGGACCTATGAGTCCTCCTGCAAGGACACAGAGGAGGCGGCCGCGGGCAGTCAGGGACCTCCATCCCCCTCG CTGATCAAGCAGAACAGCAGCTACCGCCGGGCCTTCGGGGAGCTCGCCGAGCAGGacgtgctgctgggctgcttcTCCTGCGCCTGGCAGAGAGAAATGCCCTACCACGGCCGCCTCTACGTGTCCTCCCGCCACATCTGCTTCCACTCCAACCTCCTGCTCAAGGACAtcaag GCCGTGGTCCCTGTCGCCTCCATCTCAGCCCTCAAAAAGACCAACACGGCGCTGTTGGTGCCCAACGCAATCAGCATCCGCACGGTCAAGGGGGAGAAG TTCCTCTTTGTGTCGCTGCGCCAGCGAGAGGACACGTACCAGCTCCTGAGGTCGGTGTGCAAACACCTGCAG GGCAGCGGCCAGAGCCCTCGAGACTCATTGAGCGCTGAGGAAACCCTTGGGAAGTCTCAG ATCTCGAGCCAGTcacccctggagcagagcacccCGGAGCCCAACagcctccccaaatccctgg ATGAGCCCAACCCGAGATCAAGGCAGgcagaggatgaggatggtgaggTGGCCCTGCTGGTTCCCAGATGGGTGCCCTCAGCAGAGAAACACGGCCTCTGGG ggagagcccaCGCCGTGCTCTGGGCCTGGGGCACTGCACTTTGGTCCCGAATAAACCCCCAGCTGAGCTCTCtcaacatcatcatcatcatctacCTGCTGCT CATGGTGGCCTTGCTGCTGTCCTCGGGGTACATCGGCCTGCGCAtcgcagagctggagcagcagctgtcctTCGCGGGGGCTGGGCCACACCTCAACCTGTCACCGCA GTACAAGAGAACGTGA